From Armatimonadota bacterium, a single genomic window includes:
- a CDS encoding pre-peptidase C-terminal domain-containing protein, whose protein sequence is MKRFNRILPLIAASLVMNGAFAVLTEQEPNDDSSQAQVITPAGFPWTDSGTFAFDFAGDNDWFKIPLQAGQNIRVTTNVTGCGTDTVVAIINPAADTVLAFNDDFSGLSSQVSYNVTADGDYYIAVTGYHGGGQNVVSYYTGVHTNAGCYGFQIELRSAPPQMNLLDGATRWQMSEAAISSAANRTGAGGGLGTYDDGQDHLFQYWHWYRTSASTREHAMSTLTGGNNPAQNEANLTYTEPDGVTFDTNWVLHEMGIDSFSFAPRSYMMVTVTATNTTVDPMTLDLFSYLDYDMNASVGGDSAELVTPTWTRITDISFGGHHASSPPSHWQIGAFATVRNVLTDAFVSNLSDSGSPFGPGDYTGAYQHTMGLGGGLLGAGASASVSYIVSMNMGVPGDVDANGCVDDTDLATVLSLFGLTSFDFGYDENADFNRDGIIDDTDLAIALQFFGFGC, encoded by the coding sequence ATGAAAAGATTTAACCGAATTTTGCCGCTTATAGCGGCAAGCCTCGTCATGAACGGCGCCTTCGCCGTTTTGACCGAGCAAGAGCCCAACGACGATTCTAGTCAAGCACAGGTGATCACCCCGGCCGGTTTCCCATGGACCGATTCGGGCACTTTCGCCTTTGACTTTGCCGGCGACAACGACTGGTTTAAGATCCCCTTGCAAGCCGGACAGAACATCCGCGTAACGACCAACGTAACGGGCTGCGGTACCGATACCGTCGTGGCGATCATTAACCCCGCCGCCGACACGGTGCTGGCCTTCAACGACGACTTTAGCGGGCTCAGCTCGCAGGTCTCCTACAACGTTACGGCCGATGGCGACTACTACATCGCTGTTACCGGCTACCATGGCGGCGGTCAAAACGTCGTCTCCTACTACACGGGCGTCCACACTAACGCTGGCTGCTACGGCTTCCAGATCGAACTGCGATCTGCGCCGCCGCAGATGAACCTGCTCGACGGCGCAACCCGTTGGCAGATGAGCGAAGCGGCGATCAGCTCCGCAGCTAACCGCACCGGCGCAGGCGGTGGTCTGGGCACCTACGACGACGGCCAGGACCATCTCTTCCAGTACTGGCACTGGTATCGAACCAGCGCTTCGACTCGCGAGCACGCCATGAGCACACTGACAGGCGGAAACAACCCTGCTCAGAACGAAGCTAACCTGACCTACACCGAGCCAGACGGCGTTACGTTTGACACCAACTGGGTCTTGCACGAGATGGGCATCGATTCCTTCTCGTTCGCTCCGCGCTCGTACATGATGGTAACCGTAACCGCGACCAACACGACGGTCGATCCAATGACGCTGGATCTGTTCAGCTATCTGGACTACGACATGAACGCATCGGTTGGCGGCGACAGCGCCGAGTTGGTTACACCGACTTGGACGCGCATTACCGACATTTCGTTCGGCGGCCACCACGCCAGCAGCCCTCCCAGCCATTGGCAGATCGGCGCCTTTGCAACGGTTCGCAACGTGCTGACCGACGCCTTCGTTTCGAACCTGAGCGACTCCGGTTCGCCGTTCGGCCCGGGCGACTACACCGGCGCTTATCAGCACACGATGGGCTTGGGCGGCGGTCTTCTGGGCGCTGGCGCAAGCGCAAGCGTGTCCTACATCGTCTCGATGAACATGGGTGTGCCCGGCGATGTCGACGCCAATGGTTGCGTGGACGACACCGACTTGGCGACCGTGCTCAGTCTGTTCGGCCTGACCTCGTTTGACTTCGGCTACGATGAGAACGCCGACTTCAACCGCGACGGCATCATCGACGATACCGACCTGGCCATCGCTCTGCAGTTCTTCGGATTCGGCTGCTAA
- a CDS encoding sugar phosphate isomerase/epimerase translates to MSRINHQDIRIGTLAPMDRGADYLKQMVVHGFESFELTLWQYIGDVDLARLASESKDALAGRAVISSVGIYGNPLQDEKTAQDWETVIKSARHFGCNVVCGFAGALEDRPVDQGIERFAQVFGRLAKVAADEGVRIAFENCDMGGTWETPKWNIAHSPRAWEMMFNAVGSDALGLEWEPCHQMVSLIDPIPQLRQWVGRVYHVHGKDATIAHDVLKTKGLRGGEQWVWHRTPGFGDSNWTDIITILREGGFVGAIDIEGWHDHIYRDELETTGQVRALEYLKSCRGGTYTPNPS, encoded by the coding sequence ATGTCGCGAATCAATCACCAGGATATACGCATTGGCACCCTTGCGCCCATGGACCGCGGCGCAGACTACCTCAAACAAATGGTTGTGCACGGCTTCGAGAGTTTTGAGCTGACCCTATGGCAGTACATCGGCGATGTCGATTTGGCGCGGTTGGCATCGGAAAGCAAGGACGCTCTGGCCGGACGCGCCGTTATCAGCAGCGTCGGTATCTATGGCAACCCGTTGCAGGACGAAAAGACGGCGCAAGATTGGGAGACCGTGATCAAGTCGGCGCGCCATTTTGGGTGCAACGTGGTCTGCGGCTTTGCGGGCGCGTTAGAAGATCGTCCAGTAGACCAAGGCATCGAGAGATTCGCCCAAGTATTCGGTCGCCTTGCAAAGGTTGCGGCGGACGAGGGCGTCCGGATCGCATTCGAGAACTGCGACATGGGCGGAACTTGGGAAACGCCGAAGTGGAACATCGCGCACAGCCCGCGAGCCTGGGAGATGATGTTCAACGCGGTCGGCTCGGACGCGCTAGGGTTGGAGTGGGAGCCGTGCCATCAAATGGTGAGCCTCATCGATCCCATCCCGCAGTTGCGCCAATGGGTCGGTCGGGTTTACCATGTGCACGGCAAAGACGCCACGATTGCCCATGACGTGCTGAAGACGAAGGGATTGCGAGGCGGCGAGCAATGGGTTTGGCACCGCACGCCTGGGTTTGGCGATAGCAACTGGACCGACATTATCACCATCCTCCGCGAAGGCGGGTTTGTGGGCGCTATCGACATCGAGGGCTGGCACGATCACATCTATCGAGACGAACTGGAAACTACCGGCCAAGTGCGGGCGTTGGAATATTTGAAGTCGTGCCGAGGCGGAACCTATACTCCCAACCCTTCTTAA
- a CDS encoding glycoside hydrolase family 2: MLILGLCLFAMIQDFEPKSPPLTTPWTDKAKPGKTHQEHPRPQMTRKDWANLNGLWDYSVVPIGAAQPAAWQGKIHVPFPIESALSGVQRALLPTEALWYRRAVVVPAKWSGRRVWLRFGAVDWSCEVWVNGKSVGSHKGGYDPFSFDVSDALALGKSNEIVVKVTDPTDTQPIARGKQVLKPEGIWYTPNSGIWQSVWLEPVHDKGVESARFEWIEGERVVVHARAGGSMRLTVLEGRKRVVSETVVPGRPFEFSVPSPRLWSPESPFLYNYRLEVLGAGKVVDQVDGYFGLRRIEVKRDEEGVNRIHLNGRPIFVHGPLDQGFWPDGIYTAPTDEALKFDLDMTKKMGFNSVRKHVKVEPARWYYWCDKLGLMVMQDMPNTMLSGDNPEAKGQFEIELKTMIEALRVHPSIVMWVPFNEGWGQYDTVRIAKMVKELDPSRLVNNASGWTDAGAGDAMDIHVYPGPGMPPLEPKRAAMLGEYGGLGLPLSGHTWQDEKNWGYRSYQTKAELQKAYIELQEQLRLLAAQGLTAAVYTQTTDVEIEVNGLMTYDRKVVKIDPERVKKHNALLAKPISIDWIVSTAQASKNDWAFSTTKPGDGWFSPNFDDTEWGKGVGGFGTKGTPGAIIGTEWNTQDIWIRRSFQTDRPIKGLSLAIHHDEDAEVYLNGQLVAELKGYTTAYKFVAIKGEIKAGKNVLAVHCRQTTGGQYIDAGLAILREGL, encoded by the coding sequence ATGTTGATACTCGGCCTTTGCCTATTTGCCATGATTCAAGACTTCGAACCCAAATCCCCGCCGCTCACAACGCCTTGGACGGACAAAGCCAAGCCTGGCAAGACCCACCAAGAGCACCCTCGCCCGCAGATGACGAGGAAGGATTGGGCGAACTTGAACGGACTTTGGGATTACAGCGTTGTGCCTATTGGTGCCGCTCAGCCTGCAGCATGGCAAGGGAAAATTCACGTGCCGTTTCCGATCGAATCGGCGCTTTCTGGCGTTCAGCGAGCGTTGTTGCCGACGGAAGCGCTTTGGTACCGGCGTGCGGTTGTCGTGCCGGCTAAATGGTCCGGCAGGCGCGTTTGGCTCCGGTTCGGGGCGGTCGATTGGTCGTGCGAAGTCTGGGTGAATGGCAAATCGGTCGGATCGCACAAAGGCGGTTACGATCCGTTTAGTTTCGATGTCAGCGACGCGTTGGCGCTGGGCAAATCGAACGAGATCGTAGTCAAGGTTACCGATCCGACCGATACTCAACCGATCGCTCGGGGCAAACAGGTACTGAAGCCCGAGGGCATTTGGTATACGCCCAATTCCGGCATCTGGCAGTCTGTCTGGCTGGAGCCTGTACACGACAAGGGCGTCGAAAGCGCGCGCTTTGAATGGATCGAAGGCGAACGAGTTGTCGTTCATGCACGGGCTGGCGGCTCAATGCGGCTGACTGTCTTAGAGGGCCGAAAGAGGGTTGTTAGCGAGACCGTTGTGCCTGGCAGACCATTTGAGTTCAGCGTGCCTAGTCCGCGATTATGGAGCCCTGAAAGCCCGTTCCTTTACAACTATCGACTGGAGGTTCTGGGCGCGGGCAAGGTCGTCGATCAGGTCGATGGCTACTTCGGATTGAGGAGAATCGAGGTCAAAAGAGACGAAGAGGGAGTCAACCGAATCCATCTCAATGGCCGACCGATCTTTGTGCACGGCCCGCTCGATCAGGGCTTTTGGCCAGACGGCATCTATACCGCTCCGACCGACGAGGCGCTGAAGTTCGATCTGGATATGACGAAAAAGATGGGCTTCAACTCGGTGCGGAAGCACGTCAAGGTAGAGCCGGCCCGCTGGTACTACTGGTGCGACAAGCTGGGACTCATGGTGATGCAGGATATGCCGAACACGATGCTCTCTGGCGACAATCCTGAAGCCAAGGGGCAGTTCGAGATCGAACTGAAGACGATGATAGAGGCGCTGCGGGTTCACCCCTCGATCGTCATGTGGGTTCCCTTTAACGAAGGCTGGGGCCAGTACGACACGGTTCGGATCGCTAAGATGGTGAAGGAGCTCGACCCCTCTCGCTTGGTCAATAACGCGAGCGGATGGACCGATGCGGGCGCTGGCGACGCGATGGATATCCATGTCTATCCCGGTCCTGGTATGCCGCCGTTAGAGCCGAAACGCGCCGCGATGCTGGGCGAGTATGGCGGTTTAGGCCTCCCATTGAGCGGCCACACCTGGCAGGATGAGAAGAACTGGGGCTATCGATCGTATCAAACGAAAGCCGAGTTGCAGAAGGCGTATATCGAATTGCAGGAGCAGTTGCGCCTCCTCGCAGCGCAGGGACTGACAGCGGCGGTCTACACCCAAACGACCGATGTTGAGATCGAAGTGAACGGCCTCATGACCTACGATCGGAAAGTCGTCAAGATCGATCCGGAGCGCGTCAAGAAACACAACGCGCTTCTGGCCAAACCGATCTCGATCGATTGGATCGTATCGACCGCCCAGGCATCAAAGAACGATTGGGCCTTCTCAACCACCAAGCCCGGCGATGGTTGGTTTTCGCCAAACTTCGACGATACGGAGTGGGGCAAAGGTGTCGGCGGATTTGGCACAAAGGGCACGCCCGGGGCAATAATCGGCACGGAGTGGAACACCCAGGACATTTGGATCCGGCGGTCTTTTCAGACGGATCGACCGATCAAGGGTCTATCGCTCGCCATTCATCACGATGAGGATGCCGAGGTCTATCTCAACGGCCAACTGGTCGCCGAACTGAAAGGCTACACGACTGCCTACAAGTTCGTCGCGATCAAAGGCGAGATCAAGGCTGGGAAGAACGTACTGGCCGTCCACTGCAGGCAGACTACGGGCGGGCAGTACATCGATGCCGGTTTGGCCATTTTGCGCGAAGGGCTATAA
- a CDS encoding sugar ABC transporter permease: MSDAWLKRSFLAPTLILLIGLNIFPLIWSLYLSFHDYNATGSAAPVYVGTENFRSILNDPTTWRYFQTTATFVTCAVGLEFLLGFGLAMLFNRAFAGRGFWLTLALLPMMLSPAIVGLFWKFLLDPTWGFITHAISIVTRQSPPEWLTDPDNVMKALVLVDVWMWTPFMLLISLAGLAAVPKSLYEAASVDRASALFRFFRITLPMIAPLLLVALLFRTMDAFKLFDMVYTLTNGGPGDASETVSVSLYRLAFQQFDTGKACALAYIMLVIVIALSNLYVRMLVKIKGEL, encoded by the coding sequence ATGAGCGACGCCTGGCTGAAACGCTCCTTTCTGGCGCCTACCCTCATCCTGTTGATCGGTCTGAACATCTTCCCGCTCATCTGGTCGCTCTATCTTAGCTTTCACGATTACAATGCTACCGGCAGCGCGGCCCCGGTCTACGTGGGCACGGAAAACTTTCGCAGCATTCTGAACGACCCCACCACATGGCGATACTTTCAGACGACAGCCACCTTTGTAACCTGCGCGGTCGGCTTAGAGTTTCTATTAGGATTTGGTCTGGCCATGCTGTTCAACAGAGCCTTTGCCGGACGCGGCTTTTGGCTGACGCTCGCACTGCTGCCGATGATGCTCTCGCCCGCGATCGTCGGCCTGTTTTGGAAGTTTCTGCTCGACCCGACCTGGGGCTTCATCACCCATGCAATCTCGATTGTAACGCGCCAGTCGCCTCCCGAATGGCTGACCGACCCGGACAACGTGATGAAAGCGCTGGTATTAGTGGACGTTTGGATGTGGACTCCGTTCATGCTTCTGATCTCGCTTGCCGGGTTGGCCGCCGTGCCCAAATCGCTCTACGAGGCCGCCTCCGTAGACCGCGCTTCGGCCCTTTTTCGATTCTTTCGAATCACACTGCCGATGATTGCGCCGTTGCTCTTGGTCGCGCTGCTTTTTCGCACTATGGATGCTTTCAAACTGTTCGATATGGTTTACACGCTGACCAACGGCGGACCGGGCGACGCTAGCGAAACGGTCTCGGTATCGCTATACCGCCTGGCGTTTCAACAATTCGATACCGGCAAGGCTTGCGCTCTGGCCTACATCATGCTAGTGATCGTGATCGCGCTCAGCAATCTCTACGTGCGAATGCTGGTCAAGATCAAGGGAGAACTCTAA
- a CDS encoding carbohydrate ABC transporter permease, whose protein sequence is MEGWSLLKHRLAVALIIAISLVYLLPIVWIGVTSIKPRELMTKPDVIAFKPTLEHYERLWIVKAGRGETERVVGRSDYPRHFSNSLIITALSTLLAVTLGTLAAYAFSRFKVKGKTDLMFFILSTRMLPPVAVAIPIYLMYTKFLGWYDTRIGLIVLYTVFNLSFAVWLMKGFIDEIPKDYEEAAMVDRLSRFKAFIKVVLPQSVTGLAATAVFCAISAWNEFAFALFLTQDKARTAPPSIPSAIGTAGIEWGQIAAGTFLFLLPVALFTFIMRNHLLRGITFGAIKR, encoded by the coding sequence ATGGAAGGCTGGAGCCTGCTCAAGCACCGCCTGGCTGTCGCGCTGATCATTGCGATCTCGCTTGTTTACCTGTTGCCCATCGTCTGGATCGGCGTAACCTCTATCAAGCCGCGCGAACTGATGACCAAGCCGGATGTGATCGCGTTCAAGCCGACGCTGGAACATTACGAGCGGCTTTGGATTGTGAAGGCCGGTCGAGGCGAGACGGAACGAGTTGTCGGCAGATCGGACTATCCCCGCCACTTTTCCAATAGCCTGATCATCACCGCTTTGAGCACACTGTTGGCCGTAACGCTGGGCACTTTGGCCGCCTATGCCTTCTCGCGCTTTAAGGTCAAAGGCAAGACCGACCTGATGTTTTTCATCCTCAGCACGCGCATGTTGCCGCCCGTGGCCGTAGCGATTCCCATCTATCTGATGTACACCAAATTTCTGGGCTGGTACGACACGCGGATCGGGCTGATCGTGCTTTACACGGTTTTCAATCTCTCGTTTGCGGTCTGGCTGATGAAGGGCTTTATCGACGAGATTCCCAAAGACTACGAAGAGGCAGCCATGGTGGATCGGCTGTCGCGCTTTAAGGCCTTCATCAAGGTCGTTCTGCCCCAATCGGTTACAGGCCTGGCGGCGACCGCCGTTTTTTGCGCGATCAGCGCTTGGAACGAGTTTGCGTTCGCGCTCTTTCTAACTCAGGACAAAGCGCGCACGGCACCGCCCAGCATCCCCAGCGCGATCGGCACCGCTGGCATCGAATGGGGACAGATCGCAGCGGGCACTTTCCTCTTCTTGCTTCCGGTCGCGCTCTTTACCTTCATCATGCGCAATCACCTGTTGAGGGGCATCACTTTCGGAGCGATCAAGCGATGA
- a CDS encoding tetratricopeptide repeat protein, translated as MSEDFYSWWDYSDPAATERRFRDYLPNAGKQATEVQIQIARTLGLQGRFDEAFDLLDEIEPLIANPTERVRFHLEKGRALNSSKMPEEAVEQFRAAYTLAIDAELHDLAADAAHMMAIALPLDKQIEWAEKGLAIAEHRPEAERWKGPLLNNLGWTYMDLGQPDKALSAFEEALEFRRTMGQAEPTRIAVWCVARALRELCRPEEALTLLRQIEPEKDDPYVSEEIANCLAMIEGKT; from the coding sequence ATGAGCGAAGATTTCTACTCTTGGTGGGATTACAGCGACCCAGCGGCGACCGAACGACGGTTTAGAGACTACCTGCCGAACGCTGGCAAGCAGGCGACTGAGGTCCAGATTCAGATTGCCCGGACGCTTGGTTTGCAAGGGAGATTCGACGAGGCGTTCGACCTGTTGGACGAAATCGAACCGCTCATCGCCAATCCAACCGAGCGCGTTCGGTTTCATCTGGAGAAAGGTCGCGCGCTGAACAGTTCCAAGATGCCGGAAGAAGCCGTCGAGCAGTTTCGGGCGGCCTACACTTTGGCCATTGACGCAGAATTGCACGATTTGGCTGCCGACGCCGCCCACATGATGGCCATTGCGCTGCCTTTAGATAAACAGATCGAATGGGCTGAGAAAGGTCTGGCAATCGCAGAACACCGCCCGGAAGCCGAGCGCTGGAAAGGACCGTTGCTCAACAACTTAGGCTGGACCTACATGGACCTGGGCCAGCCGGATAAGGCGTTGAGCGCCTTTGAAGAAGCGCTGGAGTTTCGGCGAACAATGGGGCAAGCGGAACCGACCCGTATCGCAGTTTGGTGCGTGGCCAGAGCGCTGCGAGAGCTTTGCAGACCCGAGGAAGCGCTGACCTTACTGCGCCAAATAGAGCCAGAAAAGGACGATCCCTATGTATCTGAGGAAATTGCTAACTGCCTGGCAATGATCGAGGGAAAGACCTAA